Proteins encoded by one window of Lasioglossum baleicum chromosome 4, iyLasBale1, whole genome shotgun sequence:
- the Tap gene encoding basic helix-loop-helix neural transcription factor TAP, producing the protein MSSEYSFCSEGGFDELSSSSDSGFDVSFESPKHEIQAECLFPPAKDEKRKKTRNTRCKSPTQVLRLKRNRRIKANDRERHRMHTLNDALERLRMALPTFPEDTKLTKIETLRFAHNYIWALSQTLGNSETGEITVNVGNVTVSISENGNMITSSTGSCAVAAQKRLGPSHTAFPYPQERFVPEWQEYDCYSDQSVSPPMQYQPCYDQRMYHAQHQLPPTHHMSHNNMYQCL; encoded by the exons ATGTCCTCGGAGTACTCGTTCTGCAGCGAAGGAGGATTCGACGAGCTATCGAGTTCCTCAGACTCTGGATTCGACGTTAGTTTCGAGTCTCCGAAACACGAGATTCAAGCAGAGTGTCTTTTTCCGCCGGCGAAAGACGAAAAGAGGAAGAAGACTCGGAATACGCGGTGCAAGAGCCCTACGCAG GTGCTCCGGTTGAAAAGGAACCGTCGAATAAAAGCGAACGATCGGGAACGACACAGGATGCACACCCTGAACGACGCGTTGGAGCGGCTGCGGATGGCGTTGCCGACCTTCCCGGAAGACACGAAGCTGACGAAAATCGAGACGCTCCGTTTCGCCCACAACTACATCTGGGCCCTGTCCCAAACCCTAGGAAACTCGGAAACTGGTGAGATCACGGTGAACGTGGGCAACGTGACGGTGAGCATCAGTGAAAACGGGAACATGATCACTTCCTCGACAGGAAGCTGCGCGGTGGCAGCGCAGAAACGACTAGGACCGTCGCACACAGCGTTCCCCTATCCTCAAGAGAGATTCGTCCCCGAATGGCAAGAATACGACTGCTACAGTGACCAAAGTGTCAGTCCCCCGATGCAATATCAACCCTGTTACGACCAGAGGATGTACCACGCGCAGCACCAGTTGCCGCCAACTCATCACATGAGCCACAATAACATGTACCAGTGTCTTTAG